One stretch of Tribolium castaneum strain GA2 chromosome 5, icTriCast1.1, whole genome shotgun sequence DNA includes these proteins:
- the LOC661589 gene encoding uncharacterized protein LOC661589, translating into MGITHLIFLSFLCLALGDDKIIPVPGPVISSSTSGSGTPVTNKTIVPPITITVTPTTAPTSTFPPQPPNTTTTTTTTSKPTTTPTTAKPTTTSTSKPTTASTTTAKPTTPTPVNPVGKWTVNYTNTDKICLVLEAALEIDLHYKVNNASKTFPIKITSEAKSRGACGKTMENITLIFGPANTINFSFKKSNDSKKYDLQSVIVMLNVTIPGLNNTIYVLAHAKDEFSTPVSNSYKCAKEQALNLTSVPNGKDFGGELRISQLQVQAFKNSTSTKFDEALDCQGSETPDVVPIAVGCALAALVIIVLIAYLIGRRRSQARGYLSM; encoded by the exons ATGGGAATTACTCATCTCATCTTTCTATCTTTCCTCTGTTTAGCACTTGGAG atGACAAAATAATTCCAGTCCCTGGACCTGTAATAAGTTCCTCTACAAGTGGTTCAGGAACCCCAGTTACGAACAAAACTATCGTACCACCAATAACCATCACCGTAACACCAACCACTGCTCCCACCAGCACATTTCCACCCCAACCACCAaacaccaccaccaccaccaccaccacgtCCAAACCAACAACCACTCCTACAACTGCAAAACCAACAACTACTTCCACTTCCAAACCAACCACAGCTTCAACCACTACCGCCAAACCAACCACCCCAACACCCGTTAACCCAGTTGGTAAATGGACAGTCAACTACACCAACACCGACAAAATCTGTCTAGTCCTTGAAGCCGCCCTCGAAATCGATCTTCACTACAAAGTGAATAATGCGAGTAAAACTTTCCCGATCAAGATCACATCAGAGGCGAAATCGCGAGGCGCTTGTGGAAAAACCATGGAAAATATTACTTTGATTTTCGGGCCAGCCAATACGATTAACTTCAGTTTTAAGAAGAGTAATGATAGTAAAAAGTATGATCTTCAATCGGTTATTGTCATGTTGAATGTCACTATTCCGGGATTAAATAACACAATCTACGTTTTGGCACATGCCAAAGATGAGTTCTCCACGCCTGTTAGCAACTCCTACAAGTGTGCCAAAGAACAGGCGTTGAATTTGACGTCGGTGCCCAATGGAAAGGACTTCGGAGGCGAATTGAGGATCAGTCAGCTGCAAGTTCAAGCCTTTAAGAACAGCACCAGCACCAAGTTTGATGAAG CTCTGGATTGCCAGGGGTCTGAAACCCCCGACGTGGTCCCAATCGCAGTAGGTTGTGCCCTCGCCGCATTGGTCATCATCGTACTCATCGCCTACTTGATCGGAAGAAGACGATCGCAAGCACGCGGTTATCTCTCCATGTGA
- the LOC661460 gene encoding 2',5'-phosphodiesterase 12 isoform X1: MVLALVNFTRYFPLRHINRYVCAMNQAYLRHLTESDRFELTFQYVDPTGRINRQFNFCRQITESATTFTQRVATNIEKIVKKKAKNAPTSSPVQVSLTVNGSPVSDETTLCKDIFSEQNSVVLSVCEQEFKVVINSPWISGVVLPSSILAGFPVYPTKFESIYTDKTKSEFNWFKSSDKNKWSLVGTGFVYNTNNSDIGAYLKLSCVPKSGDLVGPAAEAISPVQVQACPGFCPFESRHQFTKEKCSGDTFRVVSYNILADLYCDSDFTREVLHPYCPPYALAIDYRKQLFIKEITGYNGDLICLQEVDRKIYNYDLQPLFEQLGYDSDFCIKRGSVAEGLACFYNRERFKCLETFRLVLSDELNTNSLFSDIWAKIEGNKNLTERILNRSTVLQVNILESLENDEVLVVGNTHLYFHPDADHIRLLQGAAIIRYLEHLMDEFRNKYKKRLSLILCGDFNSTPECGIYQLYTTGHVPEDHIDFKSNAEEAIKVPLSQSLRLFSACGTPKYTNFTAGFADCLDYIYFESKNFEVVQVVPFPSLEELNQHTALPSIVFPSDHISLISDLKWKK, encoded by the exons ATGGTTTTGGCCCTTGTCAATTTCACACGTTACTTTCCGCTGCGCCACATCAACCGCTACGTCTGTGCGATGAACCAAGCCTATTTGAGACACTTAACCGAGTCAGACAGGTTCGAGCTGACTTTCCAGTACGTAGACCCCACAGGTCGTATCAACCGCCAGTTTAATTTCTGTCGCCAAATCACCGAATCTGCCACTACCTTCACCCAACGTGTGGCCACAAACATCGAAAAAATCGtcaagaaaaaagcaaaaaacgcCCCCACAAGTTCCCCCGTTCAAGTCTCACTCACAGTGAACGGAAGTCCGGTATCCGACGAAACGACGCTTTGCAAGGATATTTTTAGTGAGCAAAACAGCGTCGTTTTGAGCGTGTGTGAGCAGGAGTTTAAAGTGGTGATAAATTCGCCTTGGATCAGCGGTGTGGTGCTCCCTAGCTCGATTCTGGCCGGCTTTCCGGTCTACCCCACGAAGTTTGAAAGCATTTACACCGATAAAACCAAATCCGAGTTTAACTGGTTCAAATCGAGTGATAAAAATAAGTGGAGTTTAGTGGGGACCGGTTTTGTGTACAACACAAACAATAGCGACATTGGGGCCTATTTGAAACTGAGCTGTGTGCCGAAAAGCGGTGACTTGGTGGGGCCCGCGGCTGAGGCCATTTCACCTGTGCAAGTCCAAGCCTGTCCTGGATTTTGTCCATTTGAATCGAGACACCAATTCAccaaagaaaaatgttcagggGATAC gtttagAGTAGTGTCCTATAATATTTTGGCAGATTTATATTGCGATTCCGATTTCACGAGAGAGGTTTTGCACCCTTATTGCCCGCCTTACGCCCTTGCTATTGATTACAGAAAGCAGTTGTTTATCAAAGAAATAACTGGGTATAACGGTGATTTAATTTGCTTGCAAGAAGTCGATCGGAAAATCTACAACTACGACCTGCAGCCCCTTTTCGAGCAATTGGGTTACGATTCtgatttttgcataaaaaggGGTTCAGTGGCCGAAGGACTGGCTTGTTTCTACAATAGGGAGAGGTTTAAGTGTTTGGAGACGTTTCGTTTAGTTTTGTCGGATGAATTGAATACGAATTCGTTGTTTTCGGATATTTGGGCAAAAATCgaaggaaataaaaatttgactgAACGCATTTTGAATAGGTCTACTGTTCTTCAAGTAAATATTCTTGAATCGCTGGAAAATGATGAGGTTTTGGTGGTTGGAAACACGCATTTGTATTTCCATCCAGACGCCGATCATATCAGGCTATTACAAGGGGCTGCGATTATCAGATATTTGGAACATTTGATGGACGAGTTTAGGAATAAA tataAGAAGCGACTCTCTTTGATACTTTGTGGCGACTTCAACAGCACCCCTGAGTGTGGCATTTACCAGTTATACACCACTGGACACGTCCCCGAAGACCACATCGACTTCAAAAGCA ATGCCGAAGAGGCCATCAAGGTGCCCCTCAGCCAGAGCTTGCGGCTGTTCAGCGCTTGTGGGACTCCAAAATACACCAATTTCACGGCGGGTTTCGCCGATTGCCTCGACTACATTTACTTCgaatcgaaaaatttcgaaGTGGTCCAAGTGGTGCCATTCCCCTCCTTGGAGGAACTGAACCAACACACGGCTCTCCCCAGCATCGTGTTCCCATCCGACCACATTTCGCTAATCTCTGATTTAAAGtggaagaaataa
- the LOC661460 gene encoding 2',5'-phosphodiesterase 12 isoform X2 produces MVLALVNFTRYFPLRHINRYVCAMNQAYLRHLTESDRFELTFQYVDPTGRINRQFNFCRQITESATTFTQRVATNIEKIVKKKAKNAPTSSPVQVSLTVNGSPVSDETTLCKDIFSEQNSVVLSVCEQEFKVVINSPWISGVVLPSSILAGFPVYPTKFESIYTDKTKSEFNWFKSSDKNKWSLVGTGFVYNTNNSDIGAYLKLSCVPKSGDLVGPAAEAISPVQVQACPGFCPFESRHQFTKEKCSGDTFRVVSYNILADLYCDSDFTREVLHPYCPPYALAIDYRKQLFIKEITGYNGDLICLQEVDRKIYNYDLQPLFEQLGYDSDFCIKRGSVAEGLACFYNRERFKCLETFRLVLSDELNTNSLFSDIWAKIEGNKNLTERILNRSTVLQVNILESLENDEVLVVGNTHLYFHPDADHIRLLQGAAIIRYLEHLMDEFRNKYKKRLSLILCGDFNSTPECGIYQLYTTGHVPEDHIDFKSSKYLFHAIIMPKRPSRCPSARACGCSALVGLQNTPISRRVSPIASTTFTSNRKISKWSKWCHSPPWRN; encoded by the exons ATGGTTTTGGCCCTTGTCAATTTCACACGTTACTTTCCGCTGCGCCACATCAACCGCTACGTCTGTGCGATGAACCAAGCCTATTTGAGACACTTAACCGAGTCAGACAGGTTCGAGCTGACTTTCCAGTACGTAGACCCCACAGGTCGTATCAACCGCCAGTTTAATTTCTGTCGCCAAATCACCGAATCTGCCACTACCTTCACCCAACGTGTGGCCACAAACATCGAAAAAATCGtcaagaaaaaagcaaaaaacgcCCCCACAAGTTCCCCCGTTCAAGTCTCACTCACAGTGAACGGAAGTCCGGTATCCGACGAAACGACGCTTTGCAAGGATATTTTTAGTGAGCAAAACAGCGTCGTTTTGAGCGTGTGTGAGCAGGAGTTTAAAGTGGTGATAAATTCGCCTTGGATCAGCGGTGTGGTGCTCCCTAGCTCGATTCTGGCCGGCTTTCCGGTCTACCCCACGAAGTTTGAAAGCATTTACACCGATAAAACCAAATCCGAGTTTAACTGGTTCAAATCGAGTGATAAAAATAAGTGGAGTTTAGTGGGGACCGGTTTTGTGTACAACACAAACAATAGCGACATTGGGGCCTATTTGAAACTGAGCTGTGTGCCGAAAAGCGGTGACTTGGTGGGGCCCGCGGCTGAGGCCATTTCACCTGTGCAAGTCCAAGCCTGTCCTGGATTTTGTCCATTTGAATCGAGACACCAATTCAccaaagaaaaatgttcagggGATAC gtttagAGTAGTGTCCTATAATATTTTGGCAGATTTATATTGCGATTCCGATTTCACGAGAGAGGTTTTGCACCCTTATTGCCCGCCTTACGCCCTTGCTATTGATTACAGAAAGCAGTTGTTTATCAAAGAAATAACTGGGTATAACGGTGATTTAATTTGCTTGCAAGAAGTCGATCGGAAAATCTACAACTACGACCTGCAGCCCCTTTTCGAGCAATTGGGTTACGATTCtgatttttgcataaaaaggGGTTCAGTGGCCGAAGGACTGGCTTGTTTCTACAATAGGGAGAGGTTTAAGTGTTTGGAGACGTTTCGTTTAGTTTTGTCGGATGAATTGAATACGAATTCGTTGTTTTCGGATATTTGGGCAAAAATCgaaggaaataaaaatttgactgAACGCATTTTGAATAGGTCTACTGTTCTTCAAGTAAATATTCTTGAATCGCTGGAAAATGATGAGGTTTTGGTGGTTGGAAACACGCATTTGTATTTCCATCCAGACGCCGATCATATCAGGCTATTACAAGGGGCTGCGATTATCAGATATTTGGAACATTTGATGGACGAGTTTAGGAATAAA tataAGAAGCGACTCTCTTTGATACTTTGTGGCGACTTCAACAGCACCCCTGAGTGTGGCATTTACCAGTTATACACCACTGGACACGTCCCCGAAGACCACATCGACTTCAAAAGCAGTAAATACCTATTTCATGCGATAATA ATGCCGAAGAGGCCATCAAGGTGCCCCTCAGCCAGAGCTTGCGGCTGTTCAGCGCTTGTGGGACTCCAAAATACACCAATTTCACGGCGGGTTTCGCCGATTGCCTCGACTACATTTACTTCgaatcgaaaaatttcgaaGTGGTCCAAGTGGTGCCATTCCCCTCCTTGGAGGAACTGA
- the brn gene encoding beta-1,3-galactosyltransferase brn — MSNMLTARKIKTLAYGACFLTVLYYFGVFTHLFESEFKHHFRYPYDGDIEELVQQLRSNATPKVPPINTYNFRFAKSSSNKCKNVENLRLVFLVKSAPEHFDRRLAIRSSWGFEHRFSDVEIRTVFLLGERSDATSQLKIRKEFESYKDIVQANFTDDYYNNTYKTMMGFTWAARFCPNARFYMFVDDDYYVSTKNLLRFIRNPTAYPNYLEPAKQRKLHQYDFDLDVNVRLYAGFVFVSAPHRHRTSKWYVSLSEYPYDMWPPYVTAGAYVVSREALLDMYYASFYTKHFKFDDIYVGLLAYKCKIEPYHCDQFYFNKLGYNFEDYKYLVATHGYGDPFELVKVWTQQRAKNSA, encoded by the coding sequence atgtcGAACATGTTAACCGCCCGCAAAATCAAGACCCTTGCGTACGGAGCGTGTTTTTTAACCGTCTTGTATTACTTCGGAGTGTTCACCCATTTGTTCGAGTCCGAGTTCAAGCACCACTTCCGCTACCCCTACGATGGGGACATTGAGGAGCTGGTGCAGCAACTTCGCTCGAACGCGACCCCCAAAGTGCCCCCGATCAACACCTACAATTTCCGCTTCGCCAAATCAAGTTCCAACAAGTGCAAAAACGTGGAGAACTTGCGGCTGGTTTTTTTGGTGAAGTCGGCCCCCGAGCACTTCGACCGCCGATTGGCGATCCGCAGCAGCTGGGGCTTCGAGCACCGCTTTTCCGACGTGGAGATCCGGACGGTTTTCCTGTTGGGTGAGCGCAGCGACGCGACTTCGCAACTTAAAATCAGAAAGGAGTTTGAGAGTTATAAGGACATAGTCCAGGCTAATTTCACGGACGATTATTACAACAATACGTATAAGACCATGATGGGTTTCACTTGGGCGGCGCGGTTTTGCCCCAACGCGCGTTTTTACATGTTTGTGGACGATGATTATTACGTTTCGACGAAAAATTTGTTGCGCTTTATCCGGAACCCGACCGCTTATCCGAATTATCTCGAGCCGGCCAAGCAGCGAAAACTGCACCAGTATGATTTTGATTTGGACGTCAATGTGCGCCTTTACGCGGGGTTTGTCTTTGTGTCAGCCCCTCACAGACATAGGACCAGTAAGTGGTACGTGTCTTTGAGCGAGTATCCGTACGACATGTGGCCCCCTTATGTGACCGCAGGGGCGTATGTGGTGTCGAGGGAGGCCCTCCTTGATATGTACTACGCCAGTTTCTATACAAAACATTTCAAATTCGACGATATTTATGTCGGTTTGTTGGCGTATAAATGTAAAATCGAGCCATATCATTGTgatcagttttattttaataagttgGGTTATAATTTCGAGGACTATAAGTATTTGGTGGCCACACATGGCTATGGGGATCCGTTTGAACTTGTCAAGGTTTGGACGCAGCAAAGGGCCAAAAATAGTGcataa